From a region of the Procambarus clarkii isolate CNS0578487 chromosome 2, FALCON_Pclarkii_2.0, whole genome shotgun sequence genome:
- the LOC123762339 gene encoding marginal zone B- and B1-cell-specific protein isoform X1: protein MKFSDLIMKVLLISLLLMAVAVCVVTEGELDFDDTEIDEGADAALKCDACRIVAAKFAESFADIQGNIVPTISPKDEEIIEAAESTCDGAWEGYGVKIMGGMERLTGPEADVKAGIVDNDPIWSRRLQDMCDELLGETPDEKTLFNTWASGNSLEEYLCKGAGTFGACTSDNWGPWPGDDYEDYDDTADFEDIHDEF, encoded by the exons ATGAAG TTTTCAGATCTCATCATGAAGGTGTTGTTGATCTCCTTGCTTCTCATGGCGGTTGCTGTTTGTGTTGTGACTGAAGGGGAATTGGATTTTGATGACACTGAGATTGATGAAGGTGCAGATGCTGCATTGAAGTGTGATGCATGTAGAATAGTGGCTGCCAAG TTTGCAGAATCATTTGCTGATATCCAAGGCAACATCGTTCCGACTATCTCGCCAAAAGATGAAGAAATTATCGAGGCAGCAGAGAGTACTTGTGATGGTGCATGGGAAGG gtaTGGTGTGAAGATTATGGGTGGAATGGAAAGACTCACCGGACCAGAAGCTGACGTAAAAGCTGGAATTGTGGATAATGATCCCATTTGGTCTCGTAG ACTACAGGATATGTGTGATGAACTTCTGGGGGAAACTCCTGATGAAAAGACACTCTTCAACACATGGGCAAGTGGAAACTCTCTGGAAGAATATTTGTGCAA AGGGGCTGGCACCTTTGGAGCTTGCACTTCAGATAACTGGGGTCCTTGGCCAGGTGATGATTATGAAGATTATGATGATACAGCAGATTTTGAGGACATACATGATGAGTTTTGA
- the LOC123762339 gene encoding marginal zone B- and B1-cell-specific protein isoform X2 produces MKVLLISLLLMAVAVCVVTEGELDFDDTEIDEGADAALKCDACRIVAAKFAESFADIQGNIVPTISPKDEEIIEAAESTCDGAWEGYGVKIMGGMERLTGPEADVKAGIVDNDPIWSRRLQDMCDELLGETPDEKTLFNTWASGNSLEEYLCKGAGTFGACTSDNWGPWPGDDYEDYDDTADFEDIHDEF; encoded by the exons ATGAAGGTGTTGTTGATCTCCTTGCTTCTCATGGCGGTTGCTGTTTGTGTTGTGACTGAAGGGGAATTGGATTTTGATGACACTGAGATTGATGAAGGTGCAGATGCTGCATTGAAGTGTGATGCATGTAGAATAGTGGCTGCCAAG TTTGCAGAATCATTTGCTGATATCCAAGGCAACATCGTTCCGACTATCTCGCCAAAAGATGAAGAAATTATCGAGGCAGCAGAGAGTACTTGTGATGGTGCATGGGAAGG gtaTGGTGTGAAGATTATGGGTGGAATGGAAAGACTCACCGGACCAGAAGCTGACGTAAAAGCTGGAATTGTGGATAATGATCCCATTTGGTCTCGTAG ACTACAGGATATGTGTGATGAACTTCTGGGGGAAACTCCTGATGAAAAGACACTCTTCAACACATGGGCAAGTGGAAACTCTCTGGAAGAATATTTGTGCAA AGGGGCTGGCACCTTTGGAGCTTGCACTTCAGATAACTGGGGTCCTTGGCCAGGTGATGATTATGAAGATTATGATGATACAGCAGATTTTGAGGACATACATGATGAGTTTTGA